A segment of the Gossypium hirsutum isolate 1008001.06 chromosome D10, Gossypium_hirsutum_v2.1, whole genome shotgun sequence genome:
GAGAACAAAATAATGGGAAGAATCCCAGATGGGATTGGTAATCTCGTCAATTTGGAGGTATTATTTGCATCACAAAACCAACTGTCAGGTCCCATACCATTTGATATTGGGAGGCTTCAAAAGCTAAACAAATTTTTCGCTGATATTAATTTTCTGTCCGGGACTATTCCCCATTCTTTTGGAAATTTATCGGCGTTAACAATGGTTGGTTTAGATTTTAACAATCTCCAGGGCAACATTCCTCCAAATATAGGCAAATGCCAGAGTTTGCTTGGCTTGAGTGTTTCTTATAATAATCTTAGTGGACCTATACCCCCTCAATTACTTGGGGTCTCATCCATGTCCATAATACTAGACTTATCGTCAAACTATTTGACTGGTGAGCTTCCTGTTGCagtagaaaatttgaaaaatctaggtCAACTCCGTGTTTCTCAAAACAGGTTATCCGGTTTGCTTCCAAAAACCCTTGGTAGCTGTGTAAGTCTAGAGAAACTGTATTTGGATGGAAATCTTTTTGAAGGACCCATTCCTTCATCTTTGAGTTCACTGAGAGGACTTGAGGCATTAGACGTATCCAACAATAATCTTTCAGGTGAGATTCCAGAATTTCTTGTCAGATTTGGGGCTTTAAGGTACTTAAATCTCTCCTTCAATAATTTTGAAGGAGTGATACCAAGTGGAGGAATCTTTAAGAATGCCAGTGCAACATTTGTTGAGGGAAACAGTAAGCTCTGTGGAGGCATCCCCGAATTACACATGTTAAGATGTAACTTGAAAACATCATCAAGCAATTCTCTTAGATTAGAAGTTGCAATTATTGTTGGGTCTTTAGGAGCGACTCTGGCTTTTACTTGTCTCCTCATCTTGTGGATtggaaagaagaaagagaaacaGGCAACAACAACTAGCGTAGAAAATTCAGTTTTACAACTATCATACCAAAGCATCGTAAGGGCTACGGACGGATTCTCCACGCAAAATTTGGTTGGTTCAGGAAGCTTTGGTTCTGTATACAAAGGAGTTCTTCAAGCTAGTGGAGCAGTTATTGCAGTAAAGGTGCTTAATCTTCTGAATCGTGGAGCTTCTAGGAGTTTCCTGGCTGAATGCGAGGCCTTGAAGAACATTCGACATCGAAATCTTGTCAAGGTACTAACAGCTATTTCAGGAGAAGATTACCAAGGCAATGATTTTAAAGCCTTGGTTTATGAGTTCATGGAAAATGGAAGCTTGGAAGACTGGTTGCATCCACTTATTGGCATGAATGAACCAGAGACGGTGAGAAACCTAAACTTCTTCCAAAGAGTAAGTGTTGCCATGGATGTTGCTCATGCACTCGAATATCTGCACCATCATTGTGAAGAACCAATCATTCATTGTGACCTCAAGCCAAGCAATATTCTACTTGATGAGGAAATGGTTGGTCATATAAGTGACTTCGGCTTAGCAAAAATCCTTTCTACGGACAGACTGAACTATTCTGCTAATAAATCAGGCTCCCTTGGATTAAGAGGAACTATTGGTTATGCTCCTCCAGGTATGTTCACTttagtattttcttccataatttAAAAGCAAATCACATAGTTTAATATCAATTTTTCATGCTCTCTGCAATTATTACTATATGTAATTTTGATGAACTAATTGTAGAATATGGCATGGGAAGCGGGTTGTCAACAAAAGGTGATGTGTATAGCTATGGCATCCTACTGCTTGAGATGTTTACAGGAAAAAGGCCGACCGATGAAAGGTTTAGAGAAGGTTTAAGTCTTCGCAACTTTGTTAAGGCAGCACTGCCAGAACGAATAGTCGAGGTTACAGATCCTATTCTTGTTGAAGAAAGAGTCGCACGAGGAACTCCCGGTGTAAAAAACTCAAGAAATGATAGACATCTTCGGTGCTTGAATTCACTATTCGAAATAGGACTCACTTGTTCTGCTGAATCACCCAATGAGCGGATTGACATGAGTGATGTTGTTATCAAACTTTGTTCCATTAGAGACAAGTTTCATCCAACTCGATTACGTCATGAGGTTCCAACTTAAATAAATTGCTTAGTCGAAAGGTGAGATAACTTCTTATCTTAGCAAAATATTGAATCATTCCATTACTTAAGGCATATTTCCACTACATTTGGAGATGAGTGTTATGTTTAGATGATATGAAGAAGTAAAACAGATTACCCTGTTTTCCACATGCAGGTATATAAGGTGTCGTATGGATGAAGTTGAGAGGCTTGGGTCAGTCAAAGTGTAGGATTTTATCTTTTGTTCACATTCTATTGGGTATTAGCAGGACTCCACATTTCGCCTAAAAGCACTATGCTTTGAGAAAAGAGAATAAATATGCAATATTTATAGCTTTCCACTGATAATTTCTCAGTGTATTTTGTATTAATGCTTTGTTTTTCTCTTTGCTTCTTAAACTATTGGATCCTCATCAAATAAGAATTTGAGATAACGCCAATATGCtttgattttatttatgttaCTCGAATTTGGAAGAATGTATTCAAATGTTTGTATATTTGATTTTACATCAAGTGTAGTCAGTAATCACTGAAATTTAAGACTCTTTGTTTTTGTATccatattaaattatattgttgAAGTTTGGTCAACATGTAACACCAGGAGCAGTCAAGAAGCAGGCTATGCAGACTGAGTCATGCAGAAGCTGCTGAAGCAAGTGCAGCTGCTgttcttttattcattttgtaaCCATAGTTTGATGAAATGTATTCAAGTTCATTTTGAACTATGTTAGGTTAATGTTTGATgtaatttgatagtgattgagcTGTTAACTTAGCTTTGTTTAAGtgtacaagctttgttttcaagTTTCAATGTATTAATGGTAGTAGGTGTTGATTAAGTGACCACACACTGATTTTGACAACTTagtgcttggtttatgtattggcattaagccattatttatttttaaatgaattcaATTAGTTTCCCTTCCAACAAAttctccattttctttgtttttcttttgtctcAAATTCTGTTGTTTTCTCATCAAGCATCGAGCCTTGTTGCTCAACCCATAAGCTGAATTTGCTTGCACTTGTTCTtaacaccaacaattggtatctagagctgtAATCTCAGTGGACCTGTTACAACTTAACTTCAAAATCaatggcttcatcaagcttctCCACTGCTGCACCACCAGTCTTCAACGGAGAAGGCTATCACATATATATGGGTGGTCAAATTAAAAACTAGCAGTTAATCTTGTTACCTACgaatactaaaatatataacttttgttaaatacaaatacaaaattgaataaaaaataacatagtaCCACAGtaaaaaaagtgtcaaactcggatactaaataatatattaagaaaaagttaaaaagttaaaatcTTAGTCTAATAATTAATACCAATAGTAATTTTCGTCAACATTTTCGTCAAGTACAGGGATTAAGACAGATAATAGATTTCAACCAATACGAAAACTACAAAGGATGCAGGAGGAACTGGAGTTTTCGCTGACGCAacgtgtttttattttttatttattcttatttgaCTTATCAATCTCCCTAACCTTCGGTACTTTCCCTAatcaattttaactttttctcATCTATAAAATCCAACTGAAACTCTATGATAAAAGAAAAACACAACTAAAACTCTATTATATTTggacaattttaattaaaataaaatacaagccttacgataattttagttaaaataatcaaaaatactTTCATCCTAATCAAATTATTGATATTACTTATTGCTTTTGAGAGTTATAATACAAACAATTCTTTTAattgtttcaatttaatcatgACTCTAACCAATTTGAGTTCACTTCTAAGTGTATTATTGATCTATAAATAGTCAATTGATTCATTCGTATTTTatcatatcaatttattcaagttttgtttgtttatttttccaaTGATGAATTTCAAAAGTATTACGTTTTTTGTTGTGTTTTTGTCCTGTCTTTTGGTCTCAAAGGCAGAAAAGGTTGAAGTTGTGGTTGAAGGAGCAACTTCCATAGCTCAAACCGATGAAGATTTTATTTGTGTTACCCTTGATTGGTGGCCTACAAACAAGTGTGATTATGATCAATGTCCGTGGGGTCAAGCTGGACtttttaatttggtaattttattttatttctttagtatATATTGATTCAAGACTATTTGTTTACTTAGATGTTTATTGTTTTGTATTATATATTCCATTTGTAGGATTTGAAGAACAAGATTCTTGAAAAGGCTGTAAAAGGTGAGTATTGGAGTTATTCTAATGAATGTTTTgtttactagtttttttttttactgataTGAGCAGCTTCTAATATGCTAAATGATGTTGGTGAATAAATTATGGTTTCAGCATTTCATCCTTTGAGAATTAGAGTTGGAGGTTCGTTACAAGATCAAGTGGTGTACAACGTTCGAAATAATATTGAGAATTGCCAACCATTCCAAAAACAAGACAAGGGCTTCTTATTCGGTTTCTCCATTGGATGTCTTGACATGAAGAGATGGGATGAACTCAATGAGTTTTTCAATCAAACTCGGTATAAATTTATGACTACtgtgttattttaaaatagtaattatgATGTGAGCTActcatgttatttttatgttgtAGAGCTAAAGTTACATTTGGTTTAAATGCTCTTATCGGAAGAAAAGAGTCCGAAACTGAAAAGACTCTTTGGGTTGGTGATTGGTATTCACATAATGCTCGGGATCTCATGAGTTATACAATTTCCAAAGGATATACAATTGACTCTTATGAATTAGGTATTTGAttggtatcaatatttttatgtttttagattaGTTTATATATGATTGACTCTCATCATATTcgattttcttttcattttttttaggaaATGAATTGTGTGGAGTAGGAGTTAGTGCTAGGATTGAAGCTAAACAATATGCAAAAGATATGGCAACACTTAAAAATCTTGTAAAAGAGATGTATCCAAATCCAAAAACACAACCTAAGATTTTAGGCCCGGGAGGTTTCTATGACAAGAAATGGTTCGATACTTTTTTGGATGCTTCAGGACATGACGTTATTGATGGAGTTACACATCATATTTATAATCTCGGACCCGGTATCTAtctatatatcaattaaaatatttttattattatttattgtttcaTGATTTGTTTAACATTATTGATGATTAATGTAGGTAATAACCCAGATGTGGTTCGTCGTGTCCAAGATCCATTTTTCTTGACCCAAATTGCTCAGACATTTAAAGATGTTTCAAATGCTATTGTCAAATTTGCACCATGGTCTGGTGCATGGGTTAGTGAATCGGGTGGAGCTTATAACAGTGGTGGCCAATTAGTGTCGTATACATTTGCATTTGGCTTTTGGTAAGTGtttttcaaatcttttattagtTGATTATTTTTAAGGCCCTATTAAAATCTAATGATTAACTTATGACTCCAACAGGTACTTGGACCAATTGGGAATGACATCAGTTTATAACCACAAAGTTTATTGCAGACAAGCTTTGACCGGGGGCAATTATGCTCTTCTTAACACTACCACATTTGTTCCCAATCCAGATTATTATGGGTATCTTTCATATATTTTCCACCGTATTTGTTgttaaattcatttgttttaatttcatttgttaaaatatCTTTTGCAGTGCACTTTTGTG
Coding sequences within it:
- the LOC107931770 gene encoding probable LRR receptor-like serine/threonine-protein kinase At3g47570 isoform X2, producing the protein MELLKKHSKLSSSFFHVYVEVIILLSCFNFRCLNLLGLADPVVSGNATDKQALLDFKAKITGDQLKVMESWNSSIHFCQWHGVTCGRKHQRVTKLELQSLKLSGSLSPHIGNMSFLRVLNLMNNSFYNQIPQSIGGLRRLETLYLTNNSISGEIPSNLSSCSKLTIVRMAGNRLTGEIPAFLGFLSNLKVLSFYNNSLIGSIPPSLGNLSSLEELALTYNALDGIIPETLGRLTNLSIFLAAANAISGTLPVAMFNLSNIRLFDIGENKIQATLYTDLAITMPYVEFFSVRGNKISGQIPISITNASNLHVLQFNDNRLSGKVPSLEKLDKLSTLQLAVNRLGHGREGDLNFLCTLVNNTKLEFLYISDNNFGGAFPKCVSNFSNTLLRLGIDENKIMGRIPDGIGNLVNLEVLFASQNQLSGPIPFDIGRLQKLNKFFADINFLSGTIPHSFGNLSALTMVGLDFNNLQGNIPPNIGKCQSLLGLSVSYNNLSGPIPPQLLGVSSMSIILDLSSNYLTGELPVAVENLKNLGQLRVSQNRLSGLLPKTLGSCVSLEKLYLDGNLFEGPIPSSLSSLRGLEALDVSNNNLSGVIPSGGIFKNASATFVEGNSKLCGGIPELHMLRCNLKTSSSNSLRLEVAIIVGSLGATLAFTCLLILWIGKKKEKQATTTSVENSVLQLSYQSIVRATDGFSTQNLVGSGSFGSVYKGVLQASGAVIAVKVLNLLNRGASRSFLAECEALKNIRHRNLVKVLTAISGEDYQGNDFKALVYEFMENGSLEDWLHPLIGMNEPETVRNLNFFQRVSVAMDVAHALEYLHHHCEEPIIHCDLKPSNILLDEEMVGHISDFGLAKILSTDRLNYSANKSGSLGLRGTIGYAPPEYGMGSGLSTKGDVYSYGILLLEMFTGKRPTDERFREGLSLRNFVKAALPERIVEVTDPILVEERVARGTPGVKNSRNDRHLRCLNSLFEIGLTCSAESPNERIDMSDVVIKLCSIRDKFHPTRLRHEVPT
- the LOC121222585 gene encoding heparanase-like protein 2 isoform X2; this encodes MMNFKSITFFVVFLSCLLVSKAEKVEVVVEGATSIAQTDEDFICVTLDWWPTNKCDYDQCPWGQAGLFNLDLKNKILEKAVKAFHPLRIRVGGSLQDQVVYNVRNNIENCQPFQKQDKGFLFGFSIGCLDMKRWDELNEFFNQTRAKVTFGLNALIGRKESETEKTLWVGDWYSHNARDLMSYTISKGYTIDSYELGNELCGVGVSARIEAKQYAKDMATLKNLVKEMYPNPKTQPKILGPGGFYDKKWFDTFLDASGHDVIDGVTHHIYNLGPGNNPDVVRRVQDPFFLTQIAQTFKDVSNAIVKFAPWSGAWVSESGGAYNSGGQLVSYTFAFGFWYLDQLGMTSVYNHKVYCRQALTGGNYALLNTTTFVPNPDYYGALLWHRVMGSKVLSVTHKGSPYLRVYSHCAKKEVIIIILVINLSKNTSFEIDLFHDLNLNGGSPNFEFKGHKKREEYHLTPKDGNILSSIVLLNGTPLELSDSLEIPELKPKLVDGLKPISIAAHSIAFVTIRDFNAPACS
- the LOC107931770 gene encoding probable LRR receptor-like serine/threonine-protein kinase At3g47570 isoform X1, with product MELLKKHSKLSSSFFHVYVEVIILLSCFNFRCLNLLGLADPVVSGNATDKQALLDFKAKITGDQLKVMESWNSSIHFCQWHGVTCGRKHQRVTKLELQSLKLSGSLSPHIGNMSFLRVLNLMNNSFYNQIPQSIGGLRRLETLYLTNNSISGEIPSNLSSCSKLTIVRMAGNRLTGEIPAFLGFLSNLKVLSFYNNSLIGSIPPSLGNLSSLEELALTYNALDGIIPETLGRLTNLSIFLAAANAISGTLPVAMFNLSNIRLFDIGENKIQATLYTDLAITMPYVEFFSVRGNKISGQIPISITNASNLHVLQFNDNRLSGKVPSLEKLDKLSTLQLAVNRLGHGREGDLNFLCTLVNNTKLEFLYISDNNFGGAFPKCVSNFSNTLLRLGIDENKIMGRIPDGIGNLVNLEVLFASQNQLSGPIPFDIGRLQKLNKFFADINFLSGTIPHSFGNLSALTMVGLDFNNLQGNIPPNIGKCQSLLGLSVSYNNLSGPIPPQLLGVSSMSIILDLSSNYLTGELPVAVENLKNLGQLRVSQNRLSGLLPKTLGSCVSLEKLYLDGNLFEGPIPSSLSSLRGLEALDVSNNNLSGEIPEFLVRFGALRYLNLSFNNFEGVIPSGGIFKNASATFVEGNSKLCGGIPELHMLRCNLKTSSSNSLRLEVAIIVGSLGATLAFTCLLILWIGKKKEKQATTTSVENSVLQLSYQSIVRATDGFSTQNLVGSGSFGSVYKGVLQASGAVIAVKVLNLLNRGASRSFLAECEALKNIRHRNLVKVLTAISGEDYQGNDFKALVYEFMENGSLEDWLHPLIGMNEPETVRNLNFFQRVSVAMDVAHALEYLHHHCEEPIIHCDLKPSNILLDEEMVGHISDFGLAKILSTDRLNYSANKSGSLGLRGTIGYAPPEYGMGSGLSTKGDVYSYGILLLEMFTGKRPTDERFREGLSLRNFVKAALPERIVEVTDPILVEERVARGTPGVKNSRNDRHLRCLNSLFEIGLTCSAESPNERIDMSDVVIKLCSIRDKFHPTRLRHEVPT
- the LOC121222585 gene encoding heparanase-like protein 2 isoform X1; the protein is MMNFKSITFFVVFLSCLLVSKAEKVEVVVEGATSIAQTDEDFICVTLDWWPTNKCDYDQCPWGQAGLFNLDLKNKILEKAVKAFHPLRIRVGGSLQDQVVYNVRNNIENCQPFQKQDKGFLFGFSIGCLDMKRWDELNEFFNQTRAKVTFGLNALIGRKESETEKTLWVGDWYSHNARDLMSYTISKGYTIDSYELGNELCGVGVSARIEAKQYAKDMATLKNLVKEMYPNPKTQPKILGPGGFYDKKWFDTFLDASGHDVIDGVTHHIYNLGPGNNPDVVRRVQDPFFLTQIAQTFKDVSNAIVKFAPWSGAWVSESGGAYNSGGQLVSYTFAFGFWYLDQLGMTSVYNHKVYCRQALTGGNYALLNTTTFVPNPDYYGALLWHRVMGSKVLSVTHKGSPYLRVYSHCAKKEPGVSLFSSTYRRIPHLKLIFSMI